One genomic window of Verrucomicrobiales bacterium includes the following:
- a CDS encoding Hsp70 family protein, whose product MSKIVGIDLGTTNSLVAIVESGIPYVMADSEGQRLTPSVVHLPGAGSEPVVGYPASRVRALKPSETVYSVKRFMGRRGADLAREELVMSYPVRGQGAGSVTIDIHGRAWSPEEISAEILKKLKRDAETSLGEPVTRAVITVPAYFNDAQRNATIKAGELAGLTVERIVNEPTAAALAYGLDKLKEHSRIAVYDLGGGTFDLSILEMNNGVFQVLSTNGNTRLGGDDLDQKIVEFLASKIRAGGGPDAAAAPGMMSRLRESAEQAKIRLSTETEVEIQLPFLTPEFSFQYRLSRAELERLTRDIVERTRVHCLRSLADAKLEAKQLDQVILVGGQTRMPLVRQLVSEWFGCVEFSEARGDLRLGTEFHQVEGPMLNTSQNPDEAVALGAAIQAEILSGGFKNLLLLDVTPLSLGIETFGGLMNVIIPRNSTIPIKAGELFTTAVDNQKSMLIHVLQGERERSKDNWSLGKFELEFEPAPKGVPRVGVQFEIDANGILHVLARDVRTGKQKIVQMTSAVDVDDADVQKMVEESVAHAFDDLRARQWIEAKVKAGTDLSATRKGMAEYAADLDPDYRQQLERAMEAVEQVLGEEEPRTKTGDPQKLKAAIAALQEVTLPLADHMMNQAMEEMLKKRGALPSEG is encoded by the coding sequence ATGAGCAAAATCGTCGGTATCGATCTCGGCACCACTAACTCTCTCGTCGCTATCGTCGAGAGCGGCATTCCCTACGTGATGGCGGACTCTGAGGGCCAACGCCTCACCCCATCGGTCGTTCACCTGCCCGGAGCAGGCTCCGAACCCGTGGTGGGCTATCCGGCCAGTCGTGTGCGCGCGCTCAAACCCTCCGAAACGGTGTATTCGGTCAAGCGGTTCATGGGCCGACGCGGCGCCGATCTGGCCCGGGAGGAGCTGGTCATGAGCTACCCGGTTCGAGGCCAGGGGGCGGGATCCGTGACCATCGATATCCATGGCCGGGCTTGGTCTCCGGAGGAGATCAGCGCCGAGATCCTGAAGAAACTCAAGCGGGACGCCGAGACCTCCCTGGGTGAGCCCGTCACGCGCGCGGTAATCACCGTCCCTGCCTACTTCAACGATGCGCAGCGCAACGCCACCATCAAAGCGGGGGAATTGGCCGGACTGACGGTGGAACGGATTGTGAATGAGCCCACCGCTGCGGCTCTCGCCTATGGGCTGGATAAACTCAAGGAGCACTCGCGGATAGCCGTGTACGACCTCGGCGGTGGGACCTTTGATCTGTCCATCCTGGAGATGAACAATGGTGTCTTTCAGGTCCTGTCCACGAACGGCAACACCCGATTGGGAGGCGATGATCTGGATCAGAAAATCGTGGAGTTCCTGGCCTCCAAGATTCGAGCAGGAGGCGGTCCGGACGCTGCTGCTGCACCGGGGATGATGTCTCGTCTGCGCGAATCGGCCGAGCAGGCCAAGATCCGGCTTTCCACTGAGACGGAAGTTGAAATACAGCTCCCGTTTCTCACGCCTGAGTTCAGTTTCCAGTATCGCCTGAGTCGGGCGGAACTCGAACGATTGACCCGGGACATCGTGGAGCGCACCCGAGTGCACTGTCTGCGTTCATTGGCCGATGCCAAGCTCGAGGCGAAGCAGCTGGATCAAGTGATTCTGGTCGGAGGTCAGACTCGCATGCCTCTGGTGCGCCAGCTCGTGTCCGAATGGTTTGGCTGCGTTGAGTTTTCCGAAGCGCGAGGCGACCTTCGTCTGGGCACCGAGTTCCATCAGGTCGAGGGGCCGATGCTCAACACCTCTCAGAACCCCGACGAAGCGGTGGCCTTGGGCGCTGCCATCCAGGCTGAGATTCTTTCCGGCGGATTCAAGAATCTGCTGCTCCTGGATGTAACTCCTCTTTCCCTGGGAATCGAAACCTTCGGGGGCTTGATGAATGTTATCATCCCCCGCAACTCCACCATCCCGATCAAGGCTGGTGAGTTGTTCACCACCGCGGTGGACAACCAGAAAAGCATGCTGATCCATGTTCTTCAGGGAGAGCGCGAGCGATCCAAAGACAACTGGAGTTTAGGGAAGTTCGAGCTGGAATTCGAACCAGCCCCCAAAGGCGTGCCGCGCGTGGGGGTTCAGTTCGAGATCGATGCCAACGGAATTCTTCATGTGCTGGCGCGCGATGTTCGCACGGGCAAACAGAAAATCGTTCAGATGACCAGTGCTGTCGATGTCGATGACGCCGATGTACAGAAGATGGTGGAGGAATCCGTGGCTCATGCGTTTGACGATTTGCGCGCGCGACAATGGATCGAGGCCAAGGTGAAGGCTGGCACTGATCTTTCGGCGACTCGGAAGGGCATGGCTGAATACGCCGCTGATTTAGATCCCGATTATCGCCAGCAGCTGGAGCGGGCCATGGAGGCGGTTGAACAGGTGCTGGGCGAGGAAGAACCACGAACCAAGACCGGCGATCCTCAGAAGCTCAAGGCCGCCATCGCGGCCCTGCAGGAGGTCACGCTTCCCTTGGCTGATCACATGATGA